The segment CCGACATGAGGcgggcgggcgcgagcgcgaggagCACCGGGGACGGCGCCGTCTCCATCTCCAAATCGACTGGTTCCTTTCCTTGCCGTCGGCGTCGATCTCGCGTGATGGCGGCCACCAGACACTGCCCATCTTGGACAGACTTGCAGCCAGAGCTCCTGACCCTTGTCCTCAGGCGCCTACCCTCCCTAGCAGATCGCATCCGACTTGCAGCAGTCTGCCGCCCATGGCACCACAGTGCCCGGCTAGAGCCCTTGCCCCCTCCGTTCCCGTGGCTCACCCTTCGTGACGGCACCTTCCTCAGTGTCTCGGACGGTAAAATTCACTCCCTGCCTTTAGTACAACCAGACAATTTTCGGTGCATTGGCTCCGTGGGCAACTGGCTCTTACTCGAGCAGCGCACCGGTGACGGGGCCTCACTGCTGATGAACCCTTTCTCCAAGGATGTCGTGCACCTACCTGATGCAGAAACCATCTGGTGTCACAGTCACAGGCCGGTGGATGGCTACCGAAGCCCATATATCTTGCTCAAGCTGGTCTTGCTCTCGTCCATGGACGTCTCACCAGATTCTGTTTTCGCGATACTCATCACAAACTGCAAGTATCAGAGTGTAATCTCCATCTGTCAGCCATCGACGGCCTCTGCATTCCGTGTGCTTGACCATGATCGCATATGTGATGTTGCATTCGTTGATGGGAAGCTATATGCTCTCGCACCCAGGAAGCTCTTCGTCCTTGAGGTTGAGTCAAGCAGCAAATGCAAGCCAAAAATCTCATCCATGAAATGCATCGCAAATGATGTCATACACCAAACCGTTGCTAGTGAGAAAAGTATCTGTATGTATTTCTTCTATCTTGTAGAGTCCAGTGGTAGATTACTGCATGTAACGCGACTGGTTGGAGGCTTCTTGTCCTTGTCGCCGGGGAAAGATCGGACGAAGTTTTGCCGTACCTTTTCATTTGACGTATTTGAGGTCGATTTGACCACCTCTTCTACTGTTCAATGGAGGCGGCTCAATTCTCTAGAAGGCGAAGCACTCTTTGTTGGCCCATACTCCAAGGCTCTCCATGCTTCTGAGTACGGAGTTCAGGCAGATTGCATCTACTTCATGTGTGACTATGGTGGAAGAGATTGTCCCGCAGATCCTTTCCGTGACAGTGGTGTGTTCAACATCACAAACGGGACGATCACACCTTTGTTGCCAGagacaataatgcaggtgccaGAAGGTATTGCGAAAGGATGTTCGATAGATAAATTTTATGCAGCTCGTCCATCATGGTTTTTCGTCTACTGAAGTTATCTGTGTAATGTGCCTCACAATATATCTCTTGTTTGAGGATTTTCGTGGGAGTGTTACCTCGGAGCCTAGATTATGTGTATTTATGCTAAATTTGTGTTTGAGTATTCTCATGGGAGTACCTTGGAGCCTGATTATGTGTATTTTATTGGTTGGTCATCGGTTGTCGTATTTTTGTGACATTTAGGCCTTCTTTTGTATCAAAAGTTGagtgtgatatatatatatatatatatatatatatatatatatatatatatatatatggtaaattTTTTCTACTCCCTAGGAGTAATTATATatataggtgtagaatattattctacaccgtaaGCCAAAATTGAGCATAAAAAAACTGAGCAGTACTGAACATCGTTCAGTATCATCCAACACTACACTtaggaccacgaaatactgaacaatactgaaacacggATACTGACCGATAATGAAATCTGTTTAGTTCGGTGTAAAATAGTACTgaaccctaggtgtagaatattattctacaccgcaagtcaaaactgagaagaaaaaatactgagcagtactgaaCAACGTTCAGTATCATTCATGAGTACACCTAAGACACTGAGATACTGAAAAATACTGAAACGCAAATACTAAACAATACTGAATTTTGTTCATTACAATTGTttagtgtagaatagtattctacacctagggtgtagaatagcattCTACacttagggtgtagaatagcacttattatatatatatatatatatatattcctttTTACTCTTACTAGTATTTACTCTCGATGTTTAGCGAGTCCCGCGCGCCGTCGCTGTTTATGGGCCGTTCCACCGTCGTTAGATGTTGGTCCTCGTCCATGAACCCGCACGTGGCTGCCTTAGCAGGTTTACTTGTAATGTACACACTCATACCGTCATACTTCATtgtattgaggccttgtttagatgtatccaaaaacccaaaactttacaagattccctatcacatcgaatcttgtgacacttacatggaacattaaatatagataaaaaaaataactaattacacagtttatctataaattacgatacaAATCTTTCAAGCCTAGtaactctatgattagacaatatttatcaaataaaaacgaaaatgctactattcatattttgcaatccGTCGTGCACATCTACCATTTTCTAAAaacattttgtattttttgtcaaaaaaaagtaTATACGCATACTCCcttgtgaaaaaaaaaagtatattTATATACTCAATTATCTTAGAAGGATGTACACGTACATACgtccaaacatgtctatctatgtgCTCTCCGTTAATCCGGACAGACATGTCTATATATGTGCTCTCCGTTAATCCGGACAGACGCTCCTCGGATTCACGTGTATACCAACATGTACGAGTACATACACACGTATAAATAAAGTATCAATACGACTTGGAGCCAGATAGATGAACGTGCAAACGTCCCTGATagatagggatgaaaacggatcggatacgaacggatatcaccgatatcatatttgttttcatatttctggttggattcagattcgaatacggataatgtcaatcatgtcggataagatacaattagatgtcgacatcataaatatacgatttaagtattcggataagGATACGGTATCAGATATtaaatattcggactcggatacggacagatttgaacccctctaaacgaatttgaTCTCAAATACGGTAGAAAAATATCCGTAGCGTTGTCATGCCTACTGATAGCCAACCTAGCGTAACTCTGGATCCGCTTTCTTCGGTAAACAGTTATCCGATCAGGCGCTCCTCAGATGATTATTAAAtaatactagcaaatatgcccgtgcgttgcaacgggagaaaaacatcaaatggtcatataatttattttattgataaccatgacatctatggtatgagatagttaatatttacaatattatgtagcttggagacatatttatttaataataaaaatagtattatattaaaacatgagaagtttgttgctaggtttattttttatttagattaggattcctataaaatatgatatatcagttaaatataTGTAGATTATAAACACATGGACTTATGAAGTGTCATATGatataacaacacatcgtgcgtagtggaagcatcttttttatatttttacatatTTAAATTGATGCTAAACTATTTAGCAAGCATAAgtttaggtaaattagtaaatcagtgagatatgtaggaatggtgctaaaacttttaccacaaatcaagcgtcacattaaataggctgtcataaaatttttataataattggagcaagataactacaatttcagttttacactaaaaagcataggcaagcatcttcagtaaaaaaatatactaaaaaattgtGATATTTTTTCTTTACTACATGGATCTGCATATGTGGAACTgaacaaattttgttttgtaatttttagatttttctatgaatttctacgcatttattaattttcagccgatataaagaataaaagaaaagtaaattaataggacaaacactttgcacctattttttatttaatgtatggatcaacatatgtaaagctgaataaaatttgttttgtaatttttagattttctatgaattactacgtatttattaattttcagctaaattaaagaataaaagaaaagaaaattaataAAATATAGGAGATTTTGTATTAGGAACTCtataaaaaaatttattttctttttacgttTCTACAACGGACGGCCGAGACCAGCCATCCGTCAGGCCAGCGATCCGTGAGATGATAGAAAGGGTAAAAGAAAATTTTGTATTGGAAACCCTAGAAAatattctattttatttttttcttctccaAGCTTTAAACAGACCGAGATACGGATTCCAGCCGCACCGATACCGATTTCGGAGGCTGAGTAGATGCGGCAGAAGAAAATCttaggcagactgaaatttttataatttattagTAGGTATATAGGTATAGATTTACTTACATGGCAACAGCTCCCATACATATGCGAGGCCTCTTTCCAAACCCGTTATGCACAGGTAACGTGCCGCAACCCAACGCCCTCTCGGCCGTTAGCTGCTTCCGCGTCTCCGTTAGCTACTCTGCGCGACTATGTGGACAGAGCCCGACGCGCGTGTATTACATATGTCTGCATACATTCGTGTATTGATGTGCCTTCATATTATTCTACTTTTCTCAATTAGTTTATTTAAtatagttaggccttgtttagttccataataggttgttttaataaaagTGTTATAACAAAAGTTTACTCAGGTAACAAAAAGTAACAAGTAGCTTCAGCCAACAAATGATACAGCCATGATTTTATTCAGGTCATGACTGAAAGCTAGGATCAGAAAAGACACTGAAAAATCAGGTGTCTCAGGATTTATGAGGAAATATAGAGTAAACCACCAGCATGTGTTCTTCTTATCACACAATATGCTATCTACAACCAATGCCACTGTGCAAAATCATTCAAGCACCAACTCCATCCAAACAGTAACAGAGATGAAGATGGTAACTAGATCAGTTTCTGAGTACTGCAACTGAAAGGTCAAAATAAACTGCTTCCTGTCAGGACAATGCCTCCAACTAAACTACCAGAAGCCAGAAGAATTGCTGAGTTCTCTGAAACTATATGAACCAAGAAACTACGGCCTATTCTCAAGTAGTTGTACCCGAGAGACCAATCCCGAAGTTGCCGTCAGCAGTCCTGCTCTCATATGCCTCTAGGGTGCAGGTGCGGGTGCGGAGGCGGAAGCAGGAGCGGGTGCAGAGGCGGAAGCTGGAGCGGGTCCATGTTCAGGTGCATCCACGTTTGGGTGTAGCAACCTCACAGCAGCTGAATTTGCAACCAGCAAGTGAAAACAATGTGTCAGTTAGGAAGCATGTAATGGCTGATCCAACCATTGTAGCAGTTCAATAATCTAAAACAGTTTTGTGAATAACGAAAAAGGACAATCAGTGGCAAGATCAACTCTATTGGCTGACTACTGAAAACAACTGAATATTATAAACTGATTGTGCTTATCTACAACGAGTTTCAGGTTTTTGCTAACTGAACAAAGCTGTCATTTCATCAAGCACAAGATGGTAAGTAAGTTCCGAAGAAGAGTACTGAATATATGTGCATATGAACTACCATCATCAATATGATAATATGATCTACAAACATTTGACATACAGACCACCGAGGGAACTGCAGAGTTGTCACCTGGTGAACTGATGGGGAGGACGATGATGTTCAAAGGCTCTTGGCTGCGAGGCAGGTCGACAACCAGAGGGGTCAGCCTTCCAAAGACGCCGGCATACACGCACAGCAAGATTGCGGACATGTCCTCGCCCACTTTGTTCGCCATCTGGTTCGTCAGGTTTAACACGGACCGCCCGACGAACCTGAATGCCCCCATGCGGAGGAACTTCCCATTATTGCCCGCCAGAAAGTACCGGATCTGTCGCTCCTGGTCCATCATGGGCCCAGTGCGCCGCTGCAACAGGCCAGTGCGGCCTCCCAGGTCCTGTGGCAAACAGAAGACACAGGTGTCTGAATACACACAGGTGCAAGAATTCAATAACAAATGCAGGATTCGGCCAGGCTAAATGTAGTAAGGATTGCACCATGCAGTAGCCAAGATTCAGCAGTTCTTAGATAGAATTtacgaaaagaaaaacaaaaaagaaacaaCCAGGATCGTTACTGATTGTTACAGAAGACACATTCACACAGGTATCTGAATACACATCGTGGCGAGAACAAAATGTTTAGACCTTGATTGATAACTCAAATCATCCAAGTATACAAACGCAAGAGTTTGCTTAATAACTAAGAATCCATGGTCTCTACACAACTTGATCCTTTGCAGATTAACGAATGACAGACAGAATTTCATAAACCGATCATACTataaaacagagaataaatctTGGGTAAATTGGCTGATCCCTAAAGCGAACCGAACGCAGAGGAGCAAGAATTCAATTACAAATGCAGAATTCGGCCATGCTAAATGTAAGGATTGCTCCATGCAGTAGCCACGATTCAGCAGTTCTTAGACAGAATTTACGAAAAGGAAAACAAAAGGAAACAATCAGGATCGTTACTTCAAGTAAGCCATATACTGATGGAATCTACAGGCTGAGAGAATCATGTTCCGTCCGAATCAACGAACGAGAGGAGTGCCAGGAGAAGGGACAATGAACTCACCGTAGTCGGAGCAGGAAGGGTAGGAGGCGCCGGCCTCGGGGGGATGTGCTCGACCGTCCAATGCATCATCGTGCTCTCGTCGCCGTCGTGGCCATGGACGGGGGCGACGGTGACGCCGGTGTTCCAGCGGCGGTACCTGCCGTTGGCGCGGAGGTAGAGCTCTGCGTCCCGCCATTGGTACAGGAGGACGTAGTCGCCGCCGCCACCCCCCGCCGTGACGGCCTTGGCCCTCCACCTTATGTTGGCCTGCAACGGCTCGCTGTAGTCGCGCTGGACGGCGCTCACGGCGATGCGGCCGCGGTGGCCGTCCGGCTGCGCCACGGGCGGCGAGGGCCCGAGGTAGCGGCCGTAGGCGGCGGAGCGgaggaggatgaaggcgaggccGTGGCGCACGATCAGGTGCACCTGCCACGCCGCGTTCAGCGTCTCGCGGCGCGCGCTCAGGGAGACGCCGGACCCGTCCTCGTCGGCGTAGAGGTACGTGCGCCGCACGCGGTTCCGCAGCCACACGTGCGTCCCGTCGGGGAAGCGGTCCATCGCGGGcgcgggtggtggtggtggtgcggcGGCGGTGGGCGAGCGGGAGAGTTGGAGAGGGAACAACATCGGAGGCGGAGCAGgtgatttttttggttttcgcaACGGTTAGCCTGGGCGCCGAGGCCGAGGTGGGGCGTTTTGAAGGCAAGCGCAGGTCGGTTGCGGCGTCGCCCGCCAACTGGCAGGTGGGGCCCTATCGGGCCCAGATACGAGGCGGGCCGTCCAGAGCTCCAGAGGATGGCAAGTGGGGCCATCTATGGTGGACACCAAGGCGAACACGCTGGTGTCGACTTGGCGAACACGCTGGCTGCGGGGAGGCTATTTGACCATTTTCTTGCAGTAGCCGAAGCTTGagatcaaaaaagaaaaaaaaacaaggctGTCGCAACTCGCAAGGGAACAAAAACAATGTCACAATCCTAATCAGCCCGAAAGTGACCAGTGCATGCAAGTGCAACCAAACTAGTACCAAAGTACGTACAAAACAGTTCTCAACAAACGAGTGTTGCATACTTGCATGTTCAGATACTCTTTGGATCTTTCCTTATTTTTTTTTTCGGTGGGTGCAACAGCATGTGTGTTGAGAAAATGGTATATTTTGCTTGTCACACCACATATACTATAGACCTTTGAAATTGAGGCCGATTTTGAAGCGCCACTCTCCATGCATTGACGACTAGGTTTAATTTTGGGCGGTGGTGGTAGGAGGTGTTGTACGCCCTAGCACTTTGCGTCCTTAGAAAGGGGGCTTGAGAAAGATGGTGATTAGGCGGTCAGGGAAGGGTATGAGAGTCATGGTGATGGCCTGACAATGTAGGGTTAGCATGGTGGGAGCCATAGGATGAAGACTCGATGATAGGTACGACACTAGAGATGTGAGGCGGTTGATGGCAGATAGGGGCCAGGAATTCGTGTGTCGTGATGAAGAAGATATGAAGATTGAAGAAGAACAATGCAACATGAGTTCGAAAACTCTTGGATTGACATCTGAAGATTCCTATTCAATGTCTGAAAATAATGAGAAAAAAATCAAGCGGACCAATTGCTATTTCTTTGGTCTGGTtatattagagcatctccaagagttatgCATTTAGACTTTGTATTTACTAATTTGCAAAAAAACTTAAAATATGCTATTCAATGGTTTtgcatttagactttgcaatttgCATAACTTGGCATTTAGAGGTCTAGACTTAGCATATATGCCAAGCCCCCCAGGCTTTGCAAATCGTGATCGTCCCCACGCCCGCGCGACTCGGGCTACGTTCCGTCCACCTGCGCGACTCCTCCACGTGCGAGCGCCGCTAAGCTTTGCC is part of the Sorghum bicolor cultivar BTx623 chromosome 10, Sorghum_bicolor_NCBIv3, whole genome shotgun sequence genome and harbors:
- the LOC8070862 gene encoding uncharacterized protein LOC8070862; translation: MAATRHCPSWTDLQPELLTLVLRRLPSLADRIRLAAVCRPWHHSARLEPLPPPFPWLTLRDGTFLSVSDGKIHSLPLVQPDNFRCIGSVGNWLLLEQRTGDGASLLMNPFSKDVVHLPDAETIWCHSHRPVDGYRSPYILLKLVLLSSMDVSPDSVFAILITNCKYQSVISICQPSTASAFRVLDHDRICDVAFVDGKLYALAPRKLFVLEVESSSKCKPKISSMKCIANDVIHQTVASEKSICMYFFYLVESSGRLLHVTRLVGGFLSLSPGKDRTKFCRTFSFDVFEVDLTTSSTVQWRRLNSLEGEALFVGPYSKALHASEYGVQADCIYFMCDYGGRDCPADPFRDSGVFNITNGTITPLLPETIMQVPEGIAKGCSIDKFYAARPSWFFVY
- the LOC8071360 gene encoding uncharacterized protein LOC8071360 is translated as MDRFPDGTHVWLRNRVRRTYLYADEDGSGVSLSARRETLNAAWQVHLIVRHGLAFILLRSAAYGRYLGPSPPVAQPDGHRGRIAVSAVQRDYSEPLQANIRWRAKAVTAGGGGGDYVLLYQWRDAELYLRANGRYRRWNTGVTVAPVHGHDGDESTMMHWTVEHIPPRPAPPTLPAPTTDLGGRTGLLQRRTGPMMDQERQIRYFLAGNNGKFLRMGAFRFVGRSVLNLTNQMANKVGEDMSAILLCVYAGVFGRLTPLVVDLPRSQEPLNIIVLPISSPAAVRLLHPNVDAPEHGPAPASASAPAPASASAPAPAP